The sequence below is a genomic window from Deltaproteobacteria bacterium.
TTTTTTTGAAGAGCGGACTTTATCGAAACCCGCCACGGAATAACCGGCTCATTAACGTGTTGAAGCACTTGAAACCGAGACTTACTGAATCCGAGCACAAGAGACACGACGGTCGGTGATGGAATGTCTTTCAGTGTAAAAGACCTGAGAAATTCTGTCAATGAATCCGAGCAGAGGCGTAATCGAAGAGGGCCTCCGCAAGCCGGCCACGACCGACGCCCTGACTCGGCTTTTTGGACGGCCTGCTCAAGCAAGCCGATGACGCCCTGTACGCGGCCAAGGAGAAGGGACGTAATCGGGTGGAGATCAGGTCGTTCGAGGAGGAGTGAGGCGATCAGCCCGTATCAACACTCCCGGAGCCAGGAGAGGACTTGCCGTATCTTTTTTTATCTTCTGTTCTCGTGGACACTTTCTCTGCAGGGATCCGGCCTCTTTGTGTGCGTTTATCCGCGATTCAGTGTTTTGCTCCCCCCGGAAAATCATGCATACCCAATCTTGATGAACTCGTAAAGAGTCAAAAACGATTATTTTACGTCACTTCGGCGAAAGCCGGAATTAAGTATTTTCAACAGGTTGTGGACCCCGGCTTTCGACGGGGTGACGCCTTTGCGGACTTCTTGCGAAACCATCAATCTTCCTGCATTCACCGGGCCTTTCAAAGGGTCCCTTTTCAGTGACGAGGAATCGACTGGATGCTGTTCGAGCTCCTCCTCCGTATTACTAAAACGCATGACAGCGGCGGACACTGAGTGTAAACTTAGTAACCATCATATGACTTTTGGGTGCACGTTCGCCCTGGTGCTTGATAGGGGGTTTTATGATACATTGGCCGAGCTATTATTGCGCCTACGAAAGATCAAACTCCTCTCCGAAAATCATGAATACGACGCTCTACGCTCGCCCACAAAGGTAAGATCCTTTCTCAGAAGATGGGCAGTTAACTCTTTTTCCGGACAATTCTCTTCCAGAAGAGATTAGCGCATTAGCCTGAACGGTAATCCTCAAGATGACACAAGACAAGCAGACGGGGCATAGGCAGAGACTTCGGGAGCGCTTCTTGAAAGGACAAGAGTCGGCTCTTTCGGAAGCGAGCCTTCTCGAGTTGCTGCTGACCTATGCCATCCCACAAAAGGATGTTCAGCCGCTTGCCGTACGCCTGCTATCGGAACACGGTAGCCTCTCTTCTCTGCTGGAAGCCCCGACGGAAACACTCTGCCAGTCCGACGGCATTAAGGAAAACAGCGCGGTCCTTCTCAAACTGGTGGACTGGATTCGCCGGCATCATGGCCCTAAGCGGGCCGGCAAAGACACGCTCAAGCCCCCAACCCAAACTACGCTGTTTGAGACCTTTTCCCAAGAGGCGGAGGCTTCTTCAGCAGTCGCTGAGCGGCGCCGCGAAAAGGTCATCCGAAGGTACGGCACGGAAATGTTCGGCAAAGCGGTGCTAAAGGAGGCCATCCAGATTCTGCCGAGCCTTCCGGACAGCGAGTCCCTGGACGAGATACGCTCCTTCCTCCGCGCGAAGCTCCATTTCAGCGCCGAAGAGACCAGGCATCGTTACGCCAACTACATCACCCGCAGGATGTTCCAGAACGGTTATGCGGACAGCCCTTTGCGCTTCTTTGCCAAAGCATTCCCGGATGCCCAGGAACTGCGGGATGCTTGCTTCTACCGATTCCTCCAAACCGAGCCGCTGGAGGTGGAGATCATCGAAGACCTTGTCCTTCCCAATCTCGGCACGGGCCGATTGAGCCGCGAGCGCATCCGAAAGCGCCTGGCCGAAAAGTTTCCCGAGGCCA
It includes:
- a CDS encoding DNA repair protein, with protein sequence MTQDKQTGHRQRLRERFLKGQESALSEASLLELLLTYAIPQKDVQPLAVRLLSEHGSLSSLLEAPTETLCQSDGIKENSAVLLKLVDWIRRHHGPKRAGKDTLKPPTQTTLFETFSQEAEASSAVAERRREKVIRRYGTEMFGKAVLKEAIQILPSLPDSESLDEIRSFLRAKLHFSAEETRHRYANYITRRMFQNGYADSPLRFFAKAFPDAQELRDACFYRFLQTEPLEVEIIEDLVLPNLGTGRLSRERIRKRLAEKFPEAKSIVDCGKAIVDALTAGGIAKADRTKISVDYREIPVAYFAFYLHSEFPEPDMYDIRKLDENRMIRAMLWNPERLLHALYELRNQGIISKVSEIDNFRQFTTKFTLAGVVEQIVSGGKKA